One Fundidesulfovibrio terrae genomic window carries:
- a CDS encoding ABC transporter permease, with product MTFLKSKAALWSLALVIPLLAGAAIFAFLGANPLEAYSVMFAGAFGSFARFSEVLVKASALTLTGLAVILAARMNLWNIGCEGQLVMGGVFATAVALWYGTVLPAPVLVPLLFLAGALGGAAWASGPAWLRSRLGVSEIITTLLLNYVAIALMEHLYFGPWRDPAGFGFPGTAMFADAATLPRFPGTRVHPGLLAGLFGAGLLAWVLAKTRWGYELTVMGLGPKAAEYAGMNAARRGLWVLILSGAIAGIAGMAEVTAIHHRLQQGLSVGYGYDGVIVACLARLKPGFAPIGAVALAAVLVGGEYLQTRMRLPSAASLVIEAALLLSLLWLQTRSEKR from the coding sequence ATGACCTTCCTGAAGAGCAAGGCCGCGCTGTGGAGCCTGGCCCTCGTCATCCCCCTGCTGGCCGGGGCGGCCATCTTCGCCTTTCTGGGGGCCAACCCCCTGGAAGCCTATTCGGTGATGTTCGCGGGCGCGTTCGGCTCCTTCGCGCGCTTCTCCGAGGTGCTGGTGAAGGCATCAGCGCTCACCCTCACGGGGCTGGCCGTGATCCTGGCCGCGCGCATGAACCTGTGGAACATCGGCTGCGAGGGCCAGCTGGTCATGGGCGGCGTGTTCGCCACGGCCGTGGCCCTGTGGTACGGCACGGTGCTGCCGGCCCCGGTCCTGGTCCCCCTGCTCTTCCTGGCCGGGGCGCTGGGCGGGGCGGCGTGGGCCTCGGGTCCGGCCTGGCTCAGGTCGCGCCTGGGGGTCAGCGAGATCATCACCACGCTTTTGCTCAACTACGTGGCCATCGCCCTCATGGAGCACCTGTACTTCGGCCCCTGGCGCGATCCGGCCGGATTCGGCTTCCCCGGCACGGCCATGTTCGCCGACGCCGCCACCCTGCCCCGCTTCCCCGGCACGCGCGTGCATCCGGGGCTTCTGGCGGGGCTTTTCGGCGCGGGCCTTCTGGCCTGGGTGCTGGCCAAGACCCGCTGGGGCTATGAGCTGACCGTGATGGGCCTTGGCCCCAAGGCGGCGGAATACGCGGGCATGAACGCGGCCCGGCGCGGCCTGTGGGTGCTCATCCTGAGCGGGGCCATCGCGGGCATCGCGGGCATGGCCGAAGTCACGGCCATCCACCACAGGCTCCAGCAGGGCCTGTCCGTGGGGTATGGCTACGACGGGGTCATCGTGGCCTGTCTGGCCAGGCTCAAGCCCGGTTTCGCGCCGATCGGGGCCGTTGCGCTGGCCGCCGTCCTGGTGGGCGGAGAATACCTTCAGACCAGGATGCGACTGCCCTCGGCGGCCAGCCTGGTCATCGAGGCGGCGCTGCTCTTAAGCCTTTTGTGGCTGCAGACCCGCTCGGAGAAACGCTAG
- a CDS encoding adenine phosphoribosyltransferase — MAYERPVRESGEKYTLGFEGLDYTVQIPWVWIPSDGGEVRIASLDLVGQTRLNRDLGRLLAARLKPFIEGKKRVTMLTAVEKALQLAQVTAFELNLDEIAVAHNRVKPHMEPGRRPLLQVGADSITSGDKFLALYERSLAIVAEATDGIILFDDVVSTGSTMLAMQALVEQAARFARLSCPPPILAVACAAIEGDPALEPLVYLAKLPAPQFREAQ; from the coding sequence ATGGCATACGAACGCCCCGTGCGCGAGTCCGGCGAGAAGTACACCCTCGGTTTCGAGGGCCTGGACTACACCGTCCAGATCCCCTGGGTCTGGATACCCTCCGACGGAGGGGAGGTGCGCATCGCCTCCCTGGACCTGGTGGGCCAGACCCGCCTGAACCGCGACCTGGGCCGCCTGCTGGCCGCGCGCCTGAAGCCCTTCATCGAGGGCAAGAAACGCGTCACCATGCTCACCGCCGTGGAAAAGGCCCTGCAGCTGGCCCAGGTGACGGCCTTCGAGCTTAACCTGGACGAGATCGCCGTGGCCCACAACCGGGTCAAGCCCCACATGGAGCCCGGACGCCGCCCGCTTCTGCAGGTGGGCGCGGACTCCATCACCAGCGGCGACAAGTTCCTGGCCCTGTACGAACGCTCGCTCGCCATCGTGGCCGAGGCCACCGACGGCATCATCCTTTTCGACGACGTGGTCTCAACCGGCTCCACCATGCTGGCCATGCAGGCCCTGGTGGAGCAGGCCGCGCGCTTCGCCCGCCTGAGCTGCCCCCCGCCCATCCTGGCCGTGGCCTGCGCCGCCATCGAGGGCGACCCGGCGCTTGAGCCTCTGGTGTACCTGGCCAAGCTTCCCGCGCCGCAGTTCCGCGAGGCCCAATGA
- a CDS encoding exodeoxyribonuclease III, translating to MILYSWNVNGLRAAAGKGFHEWLETCGADVVGIQETKLQKDHENGFPEVHGYKTVFASSSVKKGYSGVGVYYRAEPLAVNAELPDPKFGGEGRLLHLEYPDFHFFTVYFPNGQMGPDRLEYKLGYYDAFLAHAQELRAKKPIVVCGDVNTAHTELDLKNAKSNEKTSGFLPVERAWLDTFVAAGYVDTFRMFEKDGGHYSWWDYRFQARARNVGWRIDYFFVSEELRPRVKRAWIESDVMGSDHCPVGLELDL from the coding sequence ATGATACTCTATTCCTGGAACGTGAACGGGCTGCGCGCCGCGGCGGGCAAGGGTTTCCACGAGTGGCTCGAAACCTGCGGCGCGGACGTGGTGGGCATCCAGGAGACCAAGCTCCAGAAGGACCACGAAAACGGCTTTCCCGAGGTGCACGGCTACAAGACCGTGTTCGCATCGAGCAGCGTGAAGAAGGGTTATTCTGGCGTGGGCGTGTACTACCGCGCCGAGCCCCTGGCCGTGAACGCCGAGCTGCCCGACCCGAAATTCGGCGGCGAGGGAAGGCTCCTGCACCTGGAATATCCGGACTTCCACTTCTTCACCGTCTATTTCCCCAACGGCCAGATGGGCCCGGACCGGCTGGAATACAAGCTGGGCTACTACGACGCCTTCCTGGCCCACGCCCAGGAGCTTCGCGCGAAAAAGCCCATCGTGGTCTGCGGCGACGTCAACACCGCCCACACCGAGCTGGACCTGAAGAACGCCAAATCCAACGAGAAAACCTCGGGGTTCCTGCCCGTGGAGCGGGCCTGGCTGGATACGTTCGTGGCGGCGGGCTACGTGGACACCTTCCGCATGTTCGAGAAGGACGGCGGCCACTACTCCTGGTGGGACTACCGCTTCCAGGCCAGGGCGCGCAACGTGGGTTGGCGCATCGACTACTTCTTCGTGTCCGAGGAGCTGCGCCCCAGGGTGAAGCGCGCCTGGATCGAAAGCGACGTCATGGGCTCCGACCACTGCCCCGTGGGCCTGGAACTGGACCTCTAG
- a CDS encoding C40 family peptidase — translation MAVEQVPPIFQPRLQPKPALPTLSPRDEGFAEALDSARAAPLSGHGSGEVHGEVQRPGENAPGASGRTLTGQHAATHLSAPSTAPPGVVWGAVEWPRQPVPPEKAATQDNAAAAGAASAASGASSSVPSSAQASPAGQSRDQAAAGAPARFSAEDEAALRAWASAVKPPPRAPRAAKPLPLDLPPSLAAADPSALALTAKAQLGRRYTVGGETPRQGFDCSGLTSYVYARSGVELSRNSREQFRQGQPVKREDLRPGDLVFFGKKGVHHVGIYMGEGTFVHAASSGGAVKTGSLDDPVWSSSYAGGRRILRDDAGMGPKGAGLSATG, via the coding sequence ATGGCCGTCGAACAGGTCCCGCCCATATTCCAGCCCAGGCTGCAACCGAAGCCCGCGCTGCCCACCCTGTCACCAAGGGACGAAGGCTTCGCCGAGGCCCTGGACTCGGCCCGGGCCGCTCCGCTGTCCGGGCACGGAAGCGGCGAAGTGCACGGCGAGGTGCAGAGGCCCGGGGAAAACGCCCCCGGCGCATCCGGCAGGACGTTGACGGGGCAGCACGCCGCCACGCATCTTTCCGCGCCCTCCACCGCTCCCCCGGGAGTCGTCTGGGGCGCGGTGGAATGGCCCCGCCAGCCCGTGCCCCCGGAGAAGGCCGCCACGCAGGACAACGCCGCCGCGGCTGGCGCCGCCAGCGCCGCCTCCGGAGCCTCATCCAGCGTTCCCTCATCCGCCCAGGCCAGCCCGGCCGGGCAATCGCGGGACCAGGCGGCGGCAGGCGCCCCCGCCCGTTTCTCCGCCGAGGACGAGGCCGCCCTTCGCGCCTGGGCCTCGGCCGTCAAACCGCCGCCGCGCGCGCCCCGCGCCGCCAAGCCTTTGCCGCTTGATCTTCCGCCGTCCCTGGCCGCCGCCGACCCGAGCGCCCTGGCCCTCACCGCCAAGGCCCAGCTCGGCAGGCGCTACACCGTCGGGGGCGAAACCCCGCGTCAGGGATTCGACTGCTCCGGGCTTACCAGCTACGTCTACGCCAGAAGCGGCGTGGAGCTGTCGCGCAACTCACGCGAGCAGTTCCGCCAGGGCCAGCCTGTGAAGCGCGAGGACCTGCGCCCGGGCGATCTGGTGTTCTTCGGCAAGAAAGGCGTACACCACGTGGGCATCTACATGGGGGAAGGCACCTTCGTGCACGCCGCCAGCTCCGGGGGAGCGGTGAAGACCGGCTCCCTGGACGACCCGGTGTGGAGTTCCTCCTACGCCGGGGGCAGGCGGATCCTCCGCGACGACGCGGGCATGGGCCCCAAAGGCGCGGGCCTCTCAGCCACGGGCTGA
- a CDS encoding metallophosphoesterase family protein, with the protein MSGAAYWIGMGDIHGHTASLTRIPELPGAAGVIISGDLTIKGGVAEAGRVIEAVAAVNPRILAQIGNMDHEPVQSWLDGKGMGIHARCVELAPGLALMGVGWSGPTPFHTPSEVPDSQLGEWLEQAWEQAKAFDHVILVSHTPPHGTTTDVVGPGAHVGSAAVRGFIERAQPDVCLTGHIHEARSTDTLGRTVVINPGDLSSGGYAIIGYDGSAVTARLMTIS; encoded by the coding sequence ATGAGCGGCGCGGCATACTGGATCGGCATGGGCGACATCCACGGCCACACGGCAAGCCTTACGCGCATCCCGGAGCTTCCGGGCGCGGCCGGGGTCATCATAAGCGGCGACCTGACCATCAAGGGCGGCGTGGCCGAGGCCGGCCGGGTGATCGAGGCCGTGGCGGCCGTAAATCCCCGCATCCTGGCCCAGATCGGCAACATGGACCACGAGCCGGTGCAGTCCTGGCTGGACGGCAAGGGCATGGGCATCCACGCGCGATGCGTGGAGCTGGCTCCGGGCCTGGCGCTCATGGGCGTGGGCTGGTCCGGCCCCACGCCGTTCCACACGCCGAGCGAAGTGCCCGACTCGCAGCTGGGAGAATGGCTGGAGCAGGCCTGGGAGCAGGCCAAGGCCTTCGACCACGTGATCCTGGTTTCGCACACGCCGCCCCATGGCACCACCACCGACGTGGTGGGCCCCGGAGCCCACGTGGGCTCGGCGGCGGTGCGCGGCTTCATCGAGCGCGCCCAGCCCGACGTGTGCCTGACCGGCCACATCCACGAGGCCCGCAGCACGGACACCCTGGGCAGGACGGTCGTCATCAATCCCGGCGACCTGTCCTCGGGCGGCTACGCCATCATCGGCTACGACGGAAGCGCCGTCACGGCCAGGCTCATGACCATATCATAA
- a CDS encoding two-component system sensor histidine kinase NtrB, with amino-acid sequence MADYQRTLEDEISGLKGQVADLTRRERHCQMLRRMLDDLREEYLSLAQSAPDAIIASDAKGRIVFWNQASQNLFGYEPGEVMGQGLGFLMPERYHALHERGFARALEAGHALRPHLPSECAAIRKDGTEFPIEITHSSWSRAGDIYFAAFIRDISERKHYEKLREDVERIIRHDLKSPLLGIVGFAKLLMEDHGLPEKQREWARLIHDSGMQMNHLLANSQAMLRIHQGSYRVTPRPVNLVRLLADLGKRFEPAMREKGVSFACEIDPVADPDKDCGVMGEEAFLDDMLSNLIKNAVEASPENEPVVVNVVHEAGHVVIDIHNRGVIPEHIREKFFEPYVTSGKKGGTGLGAHSALLIAKAHAGDITFTSDEPEGTHIVVRLPEGSGQE; translated from the coding sequence ATGGCGGACTATCAGCGCACACTGGAAGACGAGATTTCCGGCCTCAAGGGCCAGGTGGCCGACCTGACCCGGCGCGAACGCCACTGTCAGATGCTCAGGCGCATGCTGGACGACCTGCGCGAGGAGTACCTTTCCCTGGCCCAGTCCGCCCCGGACGCAATCATCGCCTCCGACGCCAAGGGGCGCATCGTGTTCTGGAACCAGGCTTCCCAAAACCTTTTCGGCTACGAGCCGGGCGAGGTCATGGGACAGGGGCTCGGCTTCCTTATGCCCGAGCGCTACCACGCCCTGCACGAGCGGGGCTTCGCCCGCGCCCTCGAGGCCGGCCACGCCCTGCGGCCCCATCTGCCCTCGGAATGCGCCGCCATCCGCAAGGACGGGACCGAGTTCCCCATCGAGATCACCCATTCCAGCTGGAGCCGCGCGGGCGACATCTATTTCGCGGCCTTCATCCGCGATATCTCCGAGCGCAAGCACTACGAAAAGTTGCGCGAGGACGTGGAACGCATCATCCGCCACGACCTCAAGTCCCCGCTGCTGGGCATCGTGGGTTTCGCCAAGCTCCTCATGGAGGACCATGGCCTGCCCGAGAAGCAGCGCGAGTGGGCGCGCCTCATCCACGACTCGGGCATGCAGATGAACCACCTGCTGGCCAACTCCCAGGCCATGCTGCGCATCCACCAGGGGAGCTACCGCGTCACCCCCCGGCCGGTGAACCTGGTCAGGCTGCTGGCCGACCTGGGCAAGCGCTTCGAACCGGCCATGCGGGAAAAGGGCGTCTCCTTCGCCTGCGAGATCGACCCGGTCGCCGATCCTGACAAGGACTGCGGGGTCATGGGCGAAGAGGCGTTCCTGGACGACATGCTCTCCAACCTCATCAAGAACGCCGTGGAAGCCTCGCCCGAAAACGAGCCGGTGGTGGTGAACGTGGTCCACGAGGCCGGGCACGTGGTCATCGACATCCACAACCGTGGAGTGATCCCGGAGCACATCCGGGAGAAGTTCTTCGAGCCCTACGTCACCAGCGGCAAGAAGGGCGGCACGGGGCTCGGCGCGCACAGCGCGCTGCTCATCGCCAAGGCCCATGCGGGCGACATCACCTTCACCTCGGACGAACCCGAGGGGACGCACATTGTGGTCCGCCTGCCCGAGGGGTCGGGACAGGAGTAA
- a CDS encoding NAD(P)/FAD-dependent oxidoreductase — protein sequence MLGYDVVIIGAGASGLFCALTAARRGLSVAVFDHNTQTGKKLKVTGGGRCNFGNTRVTPENFLSSNPHFSVSALSRFAPLAFKEFLEQNGLSSVEEGHGQLFCRQGAVAVADLLERLCQEAGVHFYMNARIKNIERREDFRVTYPGGTVPGKNLVVAAGGLAWPQTGSSCFGYGVAETFGLDLIEPRPALTPLNMGQGWQMAALSGISLPVRIQFGKTSFEDALLFTHKGLSGPAVLQISSYWQQGKPVVVNLTPDQSPEDILAKARGTKSQVKTVLGKLLPSRLAAMIAPPELGAKPVAQLRKEELAWLVKRLTAWEITPKELAGYKKAEVTAGGVDTKAISSKTMESLGVPGLYFIGEILDVTGHLGGYNLHWAWASGFVAAQSLKESQ from the coding sequence ATGCTCGGATACGATGTCGTCATCATAGGCGCCGGGGCCTCCGGCCTGTTTTGCGCCCTCACAGCGGCCAGGCGGGGCCTCAGCGTCGCCGTGTTCGACCACAACACCCAGACCGGCAAGAAGCTCAAGGTCACCGGCGGCGGACGTTGCAACTTCGGCAACACAAGGGTCACGCCGGAGAACTTTCTCTCCTCCAATCCGCACTTCAGCGTCTCGGCGCTGTCGCGCTTCGCGCCGCTGGCCTTCAAGGAATTCCTGGAGCAGAATGGACTGTCCAGCGTGGAGGAAGGGCACGGCCAGCTCTTCTGCCGCCAGGGCGCGGTGGCCGTGGCCGACCTGCTGGAGCGGCTCTGCCAGGAGGCGGGCGTTCACTTCTACATGAACGCGCGCATCAAGAACATCGAGCGCCGCGAGGATTTCCGCGTCACCTACCCGGGCGGCACCGTGCCCGGAAAAAACCTGGTGGTGGCGGCCGGCGGCCTGGCCTGGCCCCAGACCGGCTCTTCCTGCTTCGGCTACGGCGTGGCCGAGACCTTCGGGCTGGACCTCATCGAGCCCCGCCCCGCCCTCACCCCCCTGAACATGGGACAGGGCTGGCAGATGGCGGCGCTGTCGGGCATCTCGCTTCCGGTGCGCATCCAGTTCGGCAAGACGTCCTTCGAGGACGCCCTGCTCTTCACCCACAAGGGCCTGAGCGGTCCGGCCGTTCTGCAGATCTCCTCCTACTGGCAGCAGGGCAAGCCCGTGGTGGTGAACCTGACCCCGGACCAGTCCCCCGAGGACATCCTGGCCAAGGCGCGCGGCACCAAGTCCCAGGTGAAGACGGTGCTGGGCAAGCTCCTGCCCTCGCGCCTGGCGGCCATGATCGCGCCGCCGGAACTGGGGGCCAAGCCCGTGGCCCAGCTGCGCAAGGAGGAACTGGCCTGGCTGGTCAAGCGCCTTACGGCCTGGGAAATCACCCCCAAGGAGCTGGCCGGGTACAAGAAGGCCGAGGTGACCGCCGGAGGAGTGGACACCAAGGCCATCTCGTCCAAGACCATGGAGAGCCTGGGCGTTCCCGGCCTGTACTTCATCGGCGAAATCCTGGACGTAACCGGACACCTGGGCGGCTACAACCTGCACTGGGCCTGGGCCTCGGGCTTCGTAGCGGCCCAGTCGCTCAAGGAGTCGCAGTAG
- a CDS encoding ABC transporter ATP-binding protein, which yields MSAALELSGITKRFGENTANDRVSLTAHAGEIHALLGENGAGKSTLMSILSGRYSPDEGEIKLDGKAVRFKSPADALAQGVGMVHQRFMLVEAFTVAENVALAAGGGTMLDLKAESARIRELSDRFGLQARPESRVRDLSMGERQRVEILKLLRLGARVLIFDEPTSVLTPTEIESFCEVLRTLRREGRTIVFITHKLEEALELSDRISILRKGRLVARTTPAEAGGKRNLARMMVGREVIFAIDKPEVRMGAEVLRLDGFTGGGEPDRPAFRDVSFSLRKGEVLAVVGVAGNGQTELTEALAGLAPSFSGSVEYSGGAFDAPAWAAAPKDTLAYVPEDRHHEGSIPSLSLTHNFLLTRLAAFTRGMLLDWAGGAAATREAIGRFAIRAQGPEQASGELSGGNLQKLLLARELSRLPEALIVHQPTQGLDVGASEDVWKSLLAAREHAGVLIVTGDLTEALTLADRVAVMFGGRILGVVDASDPDQVARISPMMAGVQQ from the coding sequence ATGAGCGCTGCACTGGAACTTTCCGGCATCACCAAGCGCTTCGGCGAAAACACCGCCAACGACCGCGTGAGCCTCACCGCCCACGCGGGCGAGATCCACGCGCTTCTGGGCGAGAACGGCGCGGGCAAGTCCACGCTCATGTCCATCCTGTCCGGGCGCTACAGCCCCGACGAAGGCGAGATCAAACTCGACGGCAAGGCCGTGCGCTTCAAGTCCCCGGCCGACGCCCTGGCCCAGGGCGTCGGCATGGTGCACCAGCGCTTCATGTTGGTGGAGGCCTTCACCGTGGCCGAGAACGTGGCCCTGGCCGCCGGCGGCGGAACAATGCTCGATCTCAAGGCCGAATCCGCGCGCATCCGCGAACTCTCCGACCGCTTCGGCCTTCAGGCCCGCCCCGAGAGCCGGGTGCGCGACCTGTCCATGGGCGAGCGCCAGCGCGTGGAGATCCTCAAGCTTTTGCGCCTGGGCGCGCGCGTGCTCATCTTCGACGAGCCCACCTCCGTGCTCACCCCCACCGAGATCGAGAGCTTCTGCGAGGTGCTGCGCACCCTGCGCCGCGAAGGGCGCACCATCGTGTTCATCACCCACAAGCTGGAAGAGGCCCTGGAGCTCTCGGACCGCATTTCCATCCTGCGCAAGGGCCGCCTGGTGGCCCGCACCACCCCGGCCGAGGCCGGGGGCAAGCGCAACCTGGCCCGCATGATGGTGGGCCGCGAGGTGATCTTCGCCATCGACAAGCCCGAGGTGCGCATGGGGGCCGAAGTTCTGCGCCTGGACGGGTTCACCGGCGGAGGCGAGCCGGACCGCCCGGCGTTCCGCGACGTGAGCTTCAGCCTGCGCAAAGGCGAGGTGCTGGCGGTGGTGGGCGTGGCCGGAAACGGCCAGACCGAGCTGACCGAGGCCCTGGCCGGGCTCGCCCCCAGCTTCTCGGGGAGCGTGGAGTACTCCGGGGGCGCCTTTGATGCCCCTGCCTGGGCCGCCGCCCCCAAGGACACCCTGGCCTACGTGCCGGAGGATCGCCACCACGAGGGCAGCATCCCGAGCTTGTCCCTCACCCACAATTTCCTGCTGACAAGGCTCGCGGCCTTCACCCGGGGCATGCTCCTGGACTGGGCCGGGGGGGCCGCCGCCACCCGCGAGGCCATCGGCCGCTTCGCCATCCGGGCCCAGGGACCGGAGCAGGCTTCCGGGGAACTCTCCGGCGGCAACCTCCAGAAGCTCCTGCTGGCCCGCGAGCTCTCGCGCCTGCCCGAAGCGCTCATCGTGCACCAGCCCACGCAAGGGTTGGACGTGGGTGCGTCCGAGGACGTGTGGAAGAGTCTTTTGGCCGCGCGCGAGCACGCCGGGGTGCTCATCGTCACCGGCGACCTCACCGAGGCCCTGACCCTGGCCGACCGGGTGGCCGTGATGTTCGGCGGAAGGATACTGGGCGTGGTGGACGCATCCGACCCGGACCAGGTGGCCCGCATAAGCCCCATGATGGCGGGAGTGCAGCAATGA
- a CDS encoding BMP family ABC transporter substrate-binding protein, with protein sequence MRRRSLIVICCLAVLAALPGLAQAEKLKVAFALIGTVNDQGWNHAHAVGIEALKKKFGDQIEVSYTENVGAADAERVFRQYAQDGYKMIFGTTFEHMDPMLQVAKDFPDVAFEHCSGYKTAPNMGTYMARIEQGEYLVGYMAGLMGYSNVGTVSTNPIPEPIRGINGFTHGLLRGLKESGAKFNPDAVNTVVWLKSWRDPIGETTMSEALVQRGCTLIRQMADTPDASLAACAKNVPAIGYGADASAFGAKCVLVSTIWNWGEFYTRLVKAKLEGSWKPEELYWGFEKDAIQLSAFNEKVPAPVREKVTAELDLMKKGTDNSFLGPMVDQDGKVMIPEGKRATVQELYTMRWLLKGVSGKLPE encoded by the coding sequence ATGCGCAGGCGTTCGCTCATCGTCATCTGCTGTCTGGCCGTGCTCGCAGCACTGCCGGGCCTGGCCCAGGCCGAAAAACTCAAGGTTGCATTCGCCCTGATCGGCACCGTCAACGACCAGGGATGGAACCACGCCCACGCCGTGGGCATCGAGGCCCTCAAGAAGAAGTTCGGCGACCAGATCGAGGTGAGCTACACCGAGAACGTCGGCGCGGCCGACGCCGAGCGCGTCTTCCGCCAGTACGCCCAGGACGGCTACAAGATGATCTTCGGCACCACCTTCGAGCACATGGACCCCATGCTCCAGGTGGCCAAGGACTTCCCCGACGTGGCCTTCGAGCACTGCTCCGGCTACAAGACCGCCCCCAACATGGGCACCTACATGGCCCGCATCGAGCAGGGCGAGTACCTGGTGGGCTACATGGCCGGGCTCATGGGCTACAGCAACGTGGGCACCGTCTCCACCAACCCCATCCCCGAGCCCATCCGCGGCATCAACGGCTTCACCCACGGCCTGCTGCGCGGCCTCAAGGAATCCGGCGCCAAGTTCAACCCCGACGCAGTGAACACCGTGGTCTGGCTCAAGAGCTGGCGCGACCCCATCGGCGAAACCACCATGAGCGAGGCCCTGGTGCAGCGCGGCTGCACCCTGATCCGCCAGATGGCCGACACCCCCGACGCCTCGCTGGCCGCCTGCGCCAAGAACGTCCCGGCCATCGGCTACGGCGCGGACGCCTCCGCTTTCGGAGCCAAGTGCGTTCTGGTCTCCACCATCTGGAACTGGGGCGAATTTTATACTAGGCTCGTGAAGGCCAAGCTGGAAGGTTCCTGGAAGCCCGAGGAACTCTACTGGGGCTTCGAGAAGGACGCCATCCAACTCTCCGCCTTCAATGAGAAGGTGCCCGCCCCAGTGCGCGAAAAGGTCACGGCCGAGCTCGACCTCATGAAGAAGGGCACCGACAACTCCTTCCTGGGACCCATGGTCGACCAGGACGGCAAGGTGATGATCCCCGAAGGCAAGCGCGCCACGGTGCAGGAGCTCTACACCATGCGCTGGCTCCTGAAGGGCGTCAGCGGCAAGCTGCCCGAGTAA
- a CDS encoding ATP-binding protein gives MNADVPVARLEFFRKEIGLDESKLAVIRPFADKLAARARKAGAYIDALVRKTAPRVRLEMTLEFFDGALKDFWADWYSTLWTRAWDEKFLRELWQQGVTAARLGIDLQYVMLGEVKCRQLFIKAVREDVPPDFRGKVASAVNDLLDLCLMIRAKGHSSYHSEIAEPLLQGLFHQTRNPLTIIGGTATRLMRSGGPEVSAMAQVILDEALRLERMTRDISTCNSIELAEPTFAAVAVEPFLRQTLDGLRSGPNWPQGLEPEVSLDPDHPEVDADPNLLREIFKEVLVNALEAMPEGDRRLVLTSSVDQATPSHLSVTVSNSGELPKDQDVEQLYLPFHSTKSQGTGFGLPIARAAAHKCFGKVSLARTEGGVACAVKLPLKGQIDELGFLAWKDF, from the coding sequence ATGAACGCAGACGTTCCCGTCGCCCGGCTGGAGTTCTTCCGCAAGGAGATCGGCCTCGACGAATCCAAGCTCGCCGTGATCCGCCCCTTCGCGGACAAGCTCGCCGCCCGCGCCCGCAAGGCCGGGGCCTACATCGACGCCCTGGTGCGCAAGACCGCTCCGCGCGTGCGCCTGGAAATGACCCTGGAATTTTTCGACGGGGCCCTCAAGGATTTCTGGGCCGACTGGTACTCCACCCTCTGGACCAGGGCCTGGGACGAAAAATTCCTGCGCGAACTCTGGCAGCAGGGGGTCACGGCGGCAAGGCTGGGCATCGACCTGCAATACGTGATGCTGGGCGAGGTCAAGTGCCGCCAATTGTTCATCAAGGCCGTGCGCGAGGACGTGCCCCCGGATTTTCGCGGCAAAGTGGCCTCGGCCGTCAACGACCTCCTGGACCTGTGCCTGATGATTCGCGCCAAGGGCCACTCCTCCTATCACTCGGAGATCGCGGAGCCGCTCCTGCAGGGGCTCTTCCACCAGACCCGCAACCCGCTCACCATCATCGGCGGCACGGCCACGCGCCTCATGCGCTCGGGCGGCCCGGAAGTCTCCGCCATGGCCCAGGTGATCCTGGACGAGGCCCTGCGCCTGGAGCGCATGACCCGCGACATCTCCACCTGCAACTCCATCGAACTGGCCGAACCGACCTTCGCCGCCGTGGCCGTGGAGCCCTTCCTGCGCCAGACCCTGGACGGCCTGCGCTCCGGGCCGAACTGGCCGCAGGGGCTCGAGCCCGAGGTCTCGCTCGATCCGGACCACCCCGAAGTGGACGCGGACCCGAACCTGCTCAGGGAAATCTTCAAGGAGGTGCTGGTAAACGCCCTGGAAGCCATGCCCGAGGGCGACCGCAGGCTTGTGCTGACCTCGTCCGTGGACCAGGCCACGCCCAGCCATCTGAGCGTGACGGTGTCGAACAGCGGCGAACTCCCCAAGGACCAGGACGTGGAACAGCTCTACCTGCCGTTTCACTCCACCAAGTCCCAGGGCACCGGCTTCGGCCTGCCCATCGCCCGGGCCGCCGCGCACAAGTGCTTCGGCAAGGTGTCCCTGGCCCGGACCGAGGGCGGCGTGGCCTGCGCGGTGAAGCTGCCCCTCAAGGGGCAGATCGACGAATTGGGGTTTCTGGCCTGGAAGGATTTCTGA